The sequence below is a genomic window from Alphaproteobacteria bacterium.
CCGTTCTAAATATTGCATTGCAAGATTAATAGCTTTTTCCTTGGGCATTTTACGTACCCAAATAGGGGCTAGAGTTAAATTTTCTAATACAGTTAAATGAGGAAAAAGATTAAATTGTTGAAACACCATTCCAACTTCGCGGCGAATAGCTTCGATATTTTTCATATCTCTCGTTAATTCAATTCCATCAACAATAATTTGTCCTTTTTGATGCTCTTCCAAAGCATTAATACAGCGGATCATTGTTGATTTACCTGATCCCGAGGGACCACATATGACAATACGTTCCCCTTTATGAATAGCCAAATTAATATCACGTAAAACATGAAAATAACCAAACCATTTATTAACATCCGTCAAACGTACCATTGGTTCCGATGTTGTTTGGGAGGAAGATGATGTAGTGTGTTCTAAAACCATAAAAAACCTTTAATCAGAATTATTTTTATAAGAGCTTGCATTAAGTTTTTTTTCCAGATATTGGCTGTATCTTGACATACTAAAACATATTATCCAAAAAACAAAAGCTGTGAAAACATATCCTTCGATTGCAAGACCCGCCCAATTCGCATCCCTTGTTGCAGCCTGAATAACACCTAAAAGATCAAAAATACCAATTTGTGTGACCAAAGTTGTATCTTTAAATAAACTAATAAATGTATTGACAATACCAGGTATGACCAAACGCAAAGCTTGGGGTAAAATAATTAAACATACTGTTTGCCAATAATTTAACCCAAGGCTTTTTGCTGCTTCAAATTGACCTCGAGGAATGGCTTGTAGACCACCACGAATAACTTCGGCCATATAGGCAGCACTAAATAAAGCAATACCAATAATAGCCCGAAGCAATTTATCAAAAGTAACCCCTTCAGGTAAAAATAAAGGTAGCATAACAGATGACATAAATAATACTGTGATTAAAGGTACAGCACGAACAAATTCAATGTAAAATGTACACACCATACTAATAACTGGTAAATTTGATCTTCTTCCTAACGCTAAAAATATACCCAGAGGTAAAGACGCAACAATTCCAATTGTTCCAACAATTACATTAAGCATCAATCCACCCCAAAATCTTGTTTCGACAATAGGTAGATATGGCCATCCATATAAAAGCCAAAAAGAAATAAAAGGAAATAAAACTAACAAAAATAATCCCGTGTAGGTTTTACCTGGAATTTTCTTTATAATAAATGCTGCAATACCCAAAGCCATAAGAATAAAAACAAGATTAACACGCCAACGTTCACTTTCAGGATAAAAGCCATAAATAAATTGTCCAAACCTAGCTCTAATCATCGTCCAACATGCCCCATCTGCCTGACAATCTGCACGTGATGTTCCCTCATGCCAGTTTGCGTCTAAAAACAACCAATTGAAAAGTGGGGGTATAATTAAATAAAGTAAATAAAGGGCTAGAAAAGTAAGAATAGTATTAAAAAATGAAGAGAAAAGATTGGTCCGAAGCCAAACCCATAATTTTATAAAAATATTAGAATGTTCAGAAACAGGAGGCATAAGTTCTTGCATATTAGCGCTCCATAAATCGAACTTTGCGATTATAATAATTCATAATAGAAGAAATAAGTAAACTGATGATCAAGTAAAATAACATAGT
It includes:
- a CDS encoding amino acid ABC transporter permease — its product is MPPVSEHSNIFIKLWVWLRTNLFSSFFNTILTFLALYLLYLIIPPLFNWLFLDANWHEGTSRADCQADGACWTMIRARFGQFIYGFYPESERWRVNLVFILMALGIAAFIIKKIPGKTYTGLFLLVLFPFISFWLLYGWPYLPIVETRFWGGLMLNVIVGTIGIVASLPLGIFLALGRRSNLPVISMVCTFYIEFVRAVPLITVLFMSSVMLPLFLPEGVTFDKLLRAIIGIALFSAAYMAEVIRGGLQAIPRGQFEAAKSLGLNYWQTVCLIILPQALRLVIPGIVNTFISLFKDTTLVTQIGIFDLLGVIQAATRDANWAGLAIEGYVFTAFVFWIICFSMSRYSQYLEKKLNASSYKNNSD
- a CDS encoding amino acid ABC transporter ATP-binding protein, translated to MVRLTDVNKWFGYFHVLRDINLAIHKGERIVICGPSGSGKSTMIRCINALEEHQKGQIIVDGIELTRDMKNIEAIRREVGMVFQQFNLFPHLTVLENLTLAPIWVRKMPKEKAINLAMQYLERVKIPEQANKYPGQLSGGQQQRVAIARSLCMNPKIMLFDEPTSALDPEMIKEVLEVMVELANSGMTMICVTHEMGFARTVANRVVFMDKGEIIEENDPINFFKNPKSERTKLFLSQILHN